A window of Streptomyces gilvosporeus contains these coding sequences:
- a CDS encoding pyridoxal-phosphate dependent enzyme produces the protein MPPTPLRCLRCDRPTGSFDGCRSCAAEGIGVNAMPPLADLSGVDLARYPGGPWGLPTALPVTGKPVTLGEGNTPTIRLRTDPDSGRRTESTGELWLKYEGGNPTGSHKDRAMAVGVAAAVAAGADTVVAASSGNAGAAAAAYAARAGLRCVVFTNEAVPAGLRAQIDALGAERVVHPGTALERNEAMGRAVAERGWYPLTSFSVPSPGGNPYANEGYKSVAYELARDFAGRRIDAVVVPTSRADLLGGIGRGFRELTAAGLLASAPRLVAAEPAAAAPFTAALRHRDRAEQERTRVASGPTVAFSLGEESPCWQGLDALWRSGGSAVALDDEAILAEHRRLAAEGLVLEPSSAVASAVARDLVREPGALVVAMGTATGLKGLVG, from the coding sequence GTGCCCCCAACACCCCTGCGCTGCCTGCGCTGTGACCGTCCGACCGGCAGCTTCGACGGCTGCCGGAGCTGCGCCGCCGAGGGGATCGGCGTCAATGCGATGCCGCCGCTCGCGGATCTGAGCGGCGTCGACCTCGCCCGGTATCCCGGCGGGCCGTGGGGGCTGCCGACGGCGCTGCCCGTGACGGGGAAGCCGGTCACGCTGGGCGAGGGCAACACCCCGACCATCCGGCTGCGGACGGACCCGGATTCCGGTCGACGGACGGAATCCACCGGCGAGTTGTGGCTGAAGTACGAGGGCGGCAATCCGACCGGATCGCACAAGGACCGGGCGATGGCCGTCGGCGTGGCGGCGGCGGTGGCGGCCGGTGCGGACACCGTCGTCGCGGCGTCCTCCGGCAACGCGGGTGCGGCGGCCGCGGCGTATGCGGCGCGGGCCGGGCTGCGCTGTGTGGTGTTCACCAACGAGGCGGTGCCGGCCGGGCTGCGGGCGCAGATCGATGCGCTGGGGGCCGAGCGCGTGGTGCACCCGGGCACCGCGCTGGAGCGCAACGAGGCGATGGGGCGGGCCGTCGCGGAGCGCGGCTGGTACCCGTTGACCAGCTTCTCCGTGCCCTCCCCCGGCGGGAACCCGTACGCCAACGAGGGCTACAAATCGGTCGCGTACGAGCTGGCGCGGGATTTCGCCGGACGGCGGATCGACGCGGTGGTGGTGCCCACCAGCCGGGCGGATCTGCTGGGCGGCATCGGCCGCGGTTTCCGGGAGCTGACGGCCGCGGGGCTGCTCGCGTCCGCGCCCCGGCTGGTGGCGGCCGAGCCGGCGGCCGCGGCCCCGTTCACCGCCGCGCTGCGCCACCGGGACCGGGCGGAGCAGGAGCGCACGCGGGTGGCGAGCGGGCCCACGGTGGCGTTCTCCCTCGGGGAGGAAAGCCCCTGCTGGCAGGGGCTCGATGCGCTGTGGCGCAGCGGGGGCTCGGCCGTGGCGCTGGACGACGAGGCGATCCTGGCGGAGCACCGGCGGCTGGCGGCGGAGGGGCTGGTGCTGGAGCCGTCGTCGGCCGTGGCCTCCGCCGTGGCGCGGGATCTCGTCCGGGAGCCCGGTGCGCTGGTGGTCGCGATGGGCACGGCGACGGGTCTGAAGGGGCTGGTGGGCTGA
- a CDS encoding phosphotransferase family protein, with the protein MTTAPRPRTTTRDPEDLTRRLTAWLDTRLPGARAVNATVPASNGMSSETLLFDIDGPGRVRSCALRLAADPAAYTIFPRYDMARQYRTMRLVADRTDLPVPGTLWLEEDPHFLGAPFFVMERAAGRVPPDVMPYTYEGNWLYAATDEERERLEADSVSVLARLHDQVPVTEAEFLGAEGSGTELHRHVESQRRYYAWVVDGLPPSPVIERGFARLTELWPADPGETVLNWGDARIGNIVYDDAFRPAAVLDWEMAALGPRELDLGWMIYLHRFFQDLTESGGQRGLPDFLRRDRIEGRYARLTGHTPRDMEFHTLYAALRQAIVMLRVAYRQVHFGEVPVPDDADALILHRETLEAMIAGRYW; encoded by the coding sequence GTGACCACCGCTCCCCGCCCCCGCACCACCACCCGCGACCCCGAAGACCTCACCCGCCGCCTCACCGCCTGGCTCGACACCCGGCTCCCCGGCGCCCGCGCCGTCAACGCCACCGTGCCCGCCTCCAACGGCATGTCCAGCGAGACCCTGCTCTTCGACATCGACGGTCCCGGGCGTGTCCGCTCCTGCGCACTGCGCCTCGCCGCCGACCCCGCCGCGTACACGATCTTCCCGCGCTACGACATGGCCCGGCAGTACCGCACCATGCGCCTGGTCGCCGACCGCACCGACCTCCCCGTCCCCGGCACCCTCTGGCTGGAAGAGGACCCGCACTTCCTCGGCGCGCCGTTCTTCGTCATGGAGCGCGCCGCCGGCCGCGTCCCACCGGACGTCATGCCCTATACGTACGAGGGGAATTGGCTCTACGCCGCCACGGACGAGGAAAGGGAGCGACTGGAAGCGGACAGCGTTTCGGTGCTGGCCCGACTTCACGACCAAGTGCCGGTGACGGAAGCCGAGTTCCTCGGTGCAGAGGGATCCGGTACGGAACTGCACCGTCACGTCGAGTCCCAACGCCGTTATTACGCCTGGGTGGTGGACGGACTCCCGCCGTCACCGGTCATCGAGCGGGGATTTGCCCGGCTCACCGAACTCTGGCCCGCAGACCCCGGAGAGACCGTCCTGAACTGGGGCGATGCCCGGATCGGCAATATTGTCTACGACGATGCATTCCGGCCGGCCGCCGTACTGGACTGGGAAATGGCCGCCCTCGGGCCGCGCGAACTCGACCTGGGCTGGATGATCTATCTCCATCGATTCTTCCAGGACCTCACCGAAAGCGGCGGGCAGCGCGGGCTGCCCGACTTTCTGCGCCGCGACCGTATCGAGGGGCGCTATGCCCGGCTCACCGGGCACACACCCCGCGATATGGAATTCCACACCCTTTACGCCGCCCTGCGGCAGGCCATCGTGATGCTGCGAGTGGCCTATCGCCAGGTGCATTTCGGGGAGGTGCCGGTGCCGGACGACGCCGATGCGCTGATCCTGCACCGGGAGACCTTGGAAGCGATGATCGCCGGCCGGTACTGGTGA
- a CDS encoding polyketide synthase dehydratase domain-containing protein: MTAWHALDFHRPVTARENGAQSVYRIRDAGSRQAGLETVELIGDVTTPDGRVLQRGVVHARLSVAHQPLIPTPPDVPVAPDHGSGQPGTPVFYHPRCPIHLSGLVASLAELRTWQGGATARFHPEIGTWNGRFAACRLPVLLIDALTQLALLTDGRSAAPDAAPGTARVPTAIDRVELFTPDNDTGLLSRYGGAGITLGARTGHNQAEADAWAAAPDGSVLARVIGVRAAPAVGGTGQ; the protein is encoded by the coding sequence ATGACGGCCTGGCACGCACTGGACTTCCACCGCCCGGTCACCGCCAGGGAAAACGGCGCGCAGAGCGTCTATCGCATCCGGGACGCCGGCAGCCGCCAGGCGGGACTGGAGACGGTTGAACTCATCGGCGACGTCACCACCCCGGACGGGCGGGTGCTCCAACGCGGTGTGGTCCACGCCCGGTTGAGCGTGGCGCACCAACCGCTGATCCCGACCCCACCGGACGTGCCCGTCGCCCCGGACCACGGCTCGGGCCAGCCCGGCACCCCCGTGTTCTACCACCCTCGCTGTCCCATCCACCTCTCCGGGCTCGTCGCCTCCCTCGCAGAACTGCGCACCTGGCAGGGCGGTGCCACCGCCCGCTTCCATCCCGAAATCGGCACATGGAACGGCAGGTTCGCCGCCTGCCGGCTCCCCGTACTGCTCATCGACGCGCTGACCCAGCTGGCTCTGCTCACGGACGGCCGCAGCGCCGCGCCCGATGCCGCCCCGGGCACCGCGCGCGTGCCCACGGCGATCGATCGGGTGGAGTTGTTCACCCCGGACAACGACACCGGTCTGCTCTCGCGGTACGGCGGTGCCGGGATCACGCTGGGAGCGCGGACCGGCCACAACCAAGCGGAGGCCGATGCTTGGGCCGCCGCCCCGGACGGGAGTGTGCTGGCACGCGTCATCGGAGTGCGGGCCGCCCCGGCCGTCGGCGGCACGGGGCAGTGA
- a CDS encoding glycoside hydrolase family 18 protein → MLRPHRRRAPHRLIAAATALCTAALAGLLLTGSASAHPTGATPHTAAAAGGKVVGYFTNWGVYDRNYHVKNIETSGSAGKLTHINYAFGNVQGGKCAIGDSYADYDQAYTADQSVDGKADTWDDGALRGNFNQLRKLKKMHPDLKVIWSFGGWTWSGGFGEAAKNPEAFAQSCYDLVKDKRWADVFDGIDIDWEYPNACGLSCDTSGKDAFTNVMKALREKFGKDQLVTAAITADASDGGKMDAADYAGAAQYVDWYNPMTYDYFGAWDAKGPTAPHSPLSSYNGIPKAGFNTTDTITKLKKLGVPADKLLLGIGFYGRGWQGVTQDAPGGTATGAAPGKYEAGIDDYKVLKDRCPATGKVGGTAYAKCGDQWWSYDTPETIGSKMAFKDAQGLGGTFFWELSGDTANGELIKAIK, encoded by the coding sequence ATGCTCAGACCGCACCGAAGGCGAGCGCCCCACCGGCTGATCGCCGCCGCCACCGCGCTGTGTACGGCGGCGCTGGCCGGCCTTCTGCTCACCGGCTCCGCCTCCGCCCACCCCACGGGCGCCACCCCCCACACCGCCGCCGCGGCCGGTGGCAAGGTCGTCGGATACTTCACCAACTGGGGTGTCTACGACCGCAATTACCACGTCAAGAACATCGAGACCTCCGGGTCGGCCGGCAAGCTGACGCATATCAACTACGCCTTCGGCAATGTCCAGGGCGGCAAATGCGCGATCGGCGACTCCTACGCCGACTACGACCAGGCCTACACCGCCGACCAGAGCGTCGACGGCAAGGCCGACACCTGGGACGACGGCGCGCTGCGCGGCAACTTCAACCAGCTGCGCAAGCTCAAGAAGATGCACCCCGACCTCAAGGTGATCTGGTCCTTCGGCGGCTGGACCTGGTCGGGCGGCTTCGGCGAGGCCGCCAAGAACCCCGAGGCGTTCGCCCAGTCCTGCTACGACCTGGTCAAGGACAAGCGCTGGGCGGATGTCTTCGACGGCATCGACATCGACTGGGAGTACCCCAACGCCTGCGGTCTGAGCTGCGACACCAGCGGCAAGGACGCGTTCACCAACGTCATGAAGGCGCTGCGGGAGAAGTTCGGCAAGGACCAGCTGGTGACCGCGGCGATCACCGCGGACGCCTCGGACGGCGGCAAGATGGACGCCGCCGACTATGCGGGCGCGGCGCAGTACGTCGACTGGTACAACCCGATGACCTACGACTACTTCGGCGCCTGGGACGCCAAGGGCCCGACGGCCCCGCACTCCCCGCTCTCGTCGTACAACGGCATCCCGAAGGCCGGTTTCAACACCACCGACACCATCACCAAGCTGAAGAAGCTGGGTGTGCCGGCCGACAAGCTGCTGCTGGGCATCGGCTTCTACGGCCGCGGCTGGCAGGGCGTCACCCAGGACGCTCCGGGCGGTACGGCGACCGGCGCGGCCCCGGGCAAGTACGAGGCGGGCATCGACGACTACAAGGTGCTCAAGGACCGCTGCCCGGCCACCGGCAAGGTGGGCGGCACCGCGTACGCCAAGTGCGGTGACCAGTGGTGGAGTTACGACACCCCGGAGACCATCGGCAGCAAGATGGCCTTCAAGGACGCACAGGGCCTGGGCGGTACGTTCTTCTGGGAACTGAGCGGTGACACCGCCAACGGCGAGCTGATCAAGGCCATCAAGTAG
- a CDS encoding acyl-CoA dehydrogenase family protein produces MTEYGPRPVDRRLPTEEARDLMTLVRELIEREIRPAAAEEEDAGRFPRETFTLLSESGLLSLPYAEEFGGGDQPYEVYLQVLEELAAARLTVGLGVSVHTLACHALAGYGTKQQRADHLPAMLGGGLLGAYCLSEPSSGSDAASLTTRATREGDNWVIDGTKAWITHGGVADFYTVLARTGGPGARGITAFLVPGDAEGLTAAAPERKMGMKGSPTAQLHFDGVRVPDSRRLGDEGQGFTIALSALDSGRLGIAACAVGVAQAALDEALGYVAERQQFGRPLADFQGLRFMLADMATQVEAGRALYLAAARLRDAKQSFSKEAAMAKLFCTDTAMRVTTDAVQLLGGYGYTADFPAERYMREAKVLQIVEGTNQIQRMVIARHLAGPESH; encoded by the coding sequence ATGACCGAGTACGGCCCCCGGCCGGTGGACCGCAGGCTGCCCACCGAGGAAGCCCGCGACCTGATGACGCTCGTACGCGAACTCATCGAGCGGGAGATCAGGCCGGCCGCCGCCGAGGAGGAGGACGCCGGCCGCTTCCCCCGAGAGACCTTCACCCTGCTCTCGGAATCCGGACTGCTCTCCCTCCCGTACGCCGAGGAGTTCGGCGGCGGCGACCAGCCCTACGAGGTCTACCTCCAGGTCCTCGAAGAACTCGCGGCCGCCCGCCTCACGGTCGGCCTCGGTGTCAGCGTGCACACGCTGGCCTGTCATGCCCTCGCCGGATACGGCACCAAGCAGCAGCGCGCCGACCATCTGCCGGCCATGCTCGGCGGCGGGCTGCTCGGCGCGTACTGCCTCTCCGAGCCGTCCTCCGGCTCCGACGCCGCCTCGCTGACCACCCGCGCCACCCGCGAGGGGGACAACTGGGTGATCGACGGCACCAAGGCATGGATCACCCATGGCGGGGTGGCCGACTTCTACACCGTCCTCGCCCGCACCGGCGGCCCCGGAGCCCGTGGCATCACGGCCTTCCTCGTCCCCGGCGACGCCGAGGGCCTGACCGCCGCGGCGCCCGAGCGCAAGATGGGCATGAAGGGCTCCCCGACCGCTCAGCTGCACTTCGACGGCGTCCGCGTCCCCGACTCCCGCCGCCTGGGCGACGAGGGCCAGGGCTTCACCATCGCCCTGTCCGCCCTCGACTCCGGCCGCCTCGGCATCGCCGCCTGCGCCGTCGGCGTCGCCCAGGCGGCACTGGACGAGGCGCTCGGCTACGTCGCCGAACGCCAACAGTTCGGCCGCCCGCTCGCCGACTTCCAGGGGCTGCGCTTCATGCTGGCCGACATGGCCACCCAGGTCGAGGCCGGCCGCGCCCTCTACCTCGCCGCCGCCCGGCTGCGCGACGCCAAGCAGTCGTTCTCCAAGGAGGCGGCGATGGCCAAGCTCTTCTGCACGGACACCGCGATGCGGGTGACCACCGACGCCGTACAGCTCCTCGGCGGCTACGGCTACACCGCGGACTTCCCGGCCGAGCGCTATATGCGCGAGGCCAAGGTCCTCCAGATCGTCGAGGGGACGAACCAGATCCAGCGGATGGTCATCGCCCGGCATCTGGCGGGGCCGGAGTCGCACTGA
- a CDS encoding SDR family oxidoreductase yields MNGSPMADLSGKVVLVTGGVRGTGRAISHAFAAHGAHVIANYFHGRDEAPGLLEEIRASGGSAEVLRASVAKADHVRRMFATIAERHGGLDILVHNAGAGRLGLVDELTDADWQRAWDTDLHGARWCAQHAAPLMERRGGGAIVNVSSIGANLVLHQYSACAGAKAAVEALTRYLAVEYAPRNIRVNAATPGVLDSQVVRNFPNAEILMSRVRDATPLGHRLGRQEEFAELVVFLASPQASWVTGQIVMADGGMSLCASLLSADSPEPSAASEDERTLRPEHATATAAARPSAPAATPASAHARTPASASAPVAADPGALIAVVGTGVVTPGANTPEELWRALEGERNTFGRPNRYDATSFYSPDPDAEDRSYTRESGFITGFEPHPELRAELDADRVASRESTTLWLRHSLYHALCGVRRRPQDRWFAAFGYTADGSQDLEEHLVLAGYARRFSDALDGTPLAAKVLRSLANRYDLGNAVPFACLPHRIGRNAVSGILPEDTELVMVDTACSSSLYSIDLGIKALREGTSDIAVCGGAFAYSARNLVLFSKLQGLSRTGEVRSFDRGASGVLFSDGAGALVLKRLERAREDGDDVLGVIGAVGLSCDGSGKAIYAPNEEGQRFALRRAYEQGRVDPAAVAWVIAHSTGTPAGDKAELASLHKVAGAGPPALLSSNKAIVGHTGWAAGTVSVIEAIAGLRHGLVPAQRYLTDPIPALEGSRFTPPTERAPLPGSRPRTVAVSAFGFGGTNGHLLLRDDASDCPAGLEQAPATDDGIVIVAGSADVPGAPETERLSAWLRGQAPAPDPGFGDDYPIPGFREVPLPPATLRNMDRTQIMTLRAFTRLDERVQAACRRLHDTTGVVVGHMGPTRRAVHYALRCYLGDLERSLSEDLAADPQIRSTLEAIGKEVRSLVPASTEDSFPGIMPNVIAARLASRMDLHGLNITVDTGPDAGLTALRTAERYLRHGNLDLAVVAGANGNSTPELRAVLDGSDDHDGLTLAEGTFLLVLARESTARAEQLPVLARIRTDMAPGDPDTRPQQLRPLSCSGRTYLGADGVLAALACTVQGSGTFTITSSAPRGPRVRLDVGDTPPDAASGHRDAAAAARPTVERVEVRLAPAPPRELRPCLPALPPHTLLLAGDSAVLDACDIPDGVVTVTAPSSAAGDEARLPDPDTLARLLPGAGVPIHHVRVIAQVAANTAEPPDLSAVNRLRTLHDLAFLAAQRWADDSPASYAVLLLDAVRDGVPHPATGVFTGLVKSLAREEPRALSLAVLTESPDLTQGLELLAAETGREQRLAVSIHDVRGRSAPQLVEAPVAERPAGRLPLGRDSVVVATGGSRGLTARVLEALAARAAPTVYVLGRQEPAPRADIGTRAAFLTTARRDHPDWSVARLSAEYDRLAAAAQARDTLDRLARHCGPDRVHHLVCDITDPDAVRAAIDQVHASHPRVDLLLNAAGLHNGGTVGRVTLDRMRRVRDTKLLGYLHLRAAFAGRAPRRWFDFGSLLAVLGWPGEADYCSGNDLLAAAARRNHRFGERNETSLGWSLWDESGFAAVPVTRDLLRSQALLTGIGDEEGTTTFLAELADPTPSRKSPTSVPRSATCSATPGSPPGGRRRRLSRPGPPSSRPGRGRRVPSRPPTRRAVSAGARHRHRTAGCATTGCADCRPCRDRSSPSWPPSTSPATIRPPR; encoded by the coding sequence ATGAACGGCTCCCCCATGGCCGACCTGAGCGGAAAGGTGGTGCTGGTCACGGGCGGCGTCCGTGGAACCGGGCGCGCCATCAGCCACGCCTTCGCCGCTCATGGTGCGCATGTCATCGCCAACTACTTCCACGGCCGCGACGAGGCACCAGGCCTCCTGGAGGAGATCCGGGCGTCCGGCGGCTCCGCCGAGGTGCTGCGCGCCTCCGTGGCCAAGGCCGACCACGTCCGGCGGATGTTCGCCACCATCGCCGAACGGCACGGCGGCCTGGACATCCTGGTCCACAACGCCGGAGCGGGACGGCTGGGCCTGGTCGACGAGCTGACCGACGCCGACTGGCAACGGGCCTGGGACACCGACCTGCACGGGGCCCGGTGGTGCGCCCAGCACGCGGCGCCGCTGATGGAGCGGCGCGGGGGCGGTGCGATCGTGAACGTCTCCTCGATCGGCGCCAACCTCGTCCTGCACCAATACAGCGCCTGCGCCGGGGCGAAGGCAGCCGTGGAGGCACTCACGCGCTATCTGGCGGTCGAGTACGCCCCACGCAACATCCGGGTCAACGCCGCCACGCCCGGGGTGCTGGACTCCCAGGTCGTACGGAACTTCCCCAACGCCGAGATCCTGATGAGCCGGGTGCGGGACGCCACCCCACTGGGGCACCGGCTCGGCAGGCAGGAGGAGTTCGCCGAGCTGGTGGTGTTCCTGGCCTCGCCCCAGGCTTCCTGGGTCACAGGCCAGATCGTCATGGCCGACGGCGGTATGTCGCTGTGTGCCTCGCTCCTGTCGGCCGACTCTCCGGAGCCGTCCGCCGCCTCCGAGGACGAGCGAACGCTCCGGCCGGAGCATGCCACAGCGACGGCGGCGGCGCGGCCCTCGGCACCGGCTGCGACTCCGGCGTCCGCTCATGCTCGCACCCCCGCTTCGGCTTCAGCTCCCGTCGCAGCCGACCCCGGTGCACTGATCGCCGTCGTCGGCACGGGCGTGGTCACCCCCGGCGCCAATACGCCCGAGGAGCTGTGGCGGGCTCTTGAGGGCGAGCGGAACACCTTCGGCCGGCCCAACCGCTATGACGCCACATCGTTCTACTCCCCTGACCCGGATGCCGAGGACCGCTCCTACACCCGGGAGTCCGGGTTCATCACCGGCTTCGAGCCGCATCCCGAGCTGCGGGCGGAACTCGACGCGGACCGGGTGGCGAGCAGGGAGTCGACCACGCTGTGGCTGCGGCACAGCCTGTACCACGCGCTCTGCGGAGTCCGGCGACGCCCGCAGGACCGCTGGTTCGCGGCCTTCGGCTACACCGCGGACGGAAGCCAGGACCTGGAGGAGCACCTCGTCCTCGCCGGCTACGCCAGGCGGTTCTCCGACGCATTGGACGGCACGCCGCTCGCCGCGAAGGTGCTGCGGTCGCTGGCCAACCGCTATGACCTCGGCAACGCGGTGCCGTTCGCATGCCTGCCGCACCGCATCGGGCGCAACGCGGTCTCCGGCATCCTGCCCGAGGACACCGAACTGGTCATGGTGGACACGGCCTGCTCGTCCTCCCTCTACAGCATCGACCTCGGCATTAAGGCACTGCGCGAGGGCACCAGCGACATCGCGGTGTGCGGAGGCGCGTTCGCCTACAGCGCCCGCAATCTCGTGCTCTTCTCCAAGCTTCAAGGGCTCTCCCGCACCGGCGAGGTGCGCTCGTTCGACCGAGGTGCGAGCGGCGTGCTGTTCTCCGACGGGGCCGGAGCGCTCGTCCTCAAGCGCCTGGAGCGGGCTCGCGAAGACGGAGACGACGTCCTCGGGGTCATCGGCGCCGTCGGCCTGTCCTGCGACGGCTCGGGCAAGGCCATCTACGCGCCCAACGAGGAGGGGCAGCGATTCGCCCTGCGGCGGGCCTACGAGCAGGGCCGGGTGGACCCGGCTGCGGTGGCCTGGGTGATCGCGCACAGCACCGGCACTCCGGCCGGCGACAAGGCCGAGCTGGCGAGCCTTCACAAGGTGGCCGGCGCGGGACCGCCCGCGCTGCTGTCGTCGAACAAGGCCATCGTCGGGCACACCGGCTGGGCCGCCGGCACCGTCTCCGTGATCGAGGCGATTGCAGGGCTGCGGCACGGACTCGTCCCGGCCCAGCGCTACCTGACCGATCCGATTCCGGCGCTGGAGGGCAGCCGCTTCACCCCGCCGACCGAGCGGGCGCCACTGCCCGGGAGCAGGCCCCGCACGGTGGCGGTCTCCGCGTTCGGGTTCGGCGGCACCAATGGGCACCTGCTGTTGCGGGACGACGCCTCCGACTGCCCCGCCGGCCTGGAGCAGGCCCCGGCGACGGACGACGGCATCGTCATCGTCGCGGGCTCCGCCGACGTGCCCGGGGCACCGGAGACCGAGCGGCTCTCCGCCTGGCTGCGCGGCCAGGCTCCGGCGCCGGATCCCGGCTTCGGTGACGACTACCCGATCCCGGGATTCCGCGAAGTTCCCCTGCCCCCGGCCACGTTGCGCAACATGGACCGTACGCAGATCATGACGCTGCGGGCCTTCACCCGGCTCGACGAGCGGGTCCAGGCGGCGTGCCGGCGGCTGCACGACACCACCGGCGTCGTCGTGGGCCACATGGGACCGACCCGGCGTGCCGTCCATTACGCGCTCCGCTGCTACCTCGGCGACCTCGAACGGTCCCTGTCCGAGGACCTGGCAGCGGACCCGCAGATCCGCAGCACACTGGAAGCGATCGGCAAAGAGGTGCGCAGCCTCGTCCCGGCCAGTACCGAGGATTCCTTCCCCGGCATCATGCCCAACGTCATCGCCGCCAGGCTCGCTTCCCGAATGGACCTGCACGGTCTCAACATCACCGTGGATACCGGCCCCGACGCCGGTCTCACGGCCCTGCGCACCGCCGAACGCTATCTGCGCCACGGGAACCTCGATCTGGCCGTGGTGGCCGGTGCCAACGGCAACAGCACGCCGGAGCTGCGCGCGGTACTCGACGGCAGCGACGACCACGACGGACTCACCCTCGCGGAGGGCACGTTCCTTCTGGTGCTCGCGCGTGAATCCACCGCTCGCGCCGAGCAGTTGCCCGTACTGGCCCGTATCCGTACCGACATGGCACCGGGGGATCCGGATACCCGCCCCCAGCAGCTGCGGCCCCTGTCGTGCAGTGGCCGCACCTATCTCGGAGCCGATGGCGTGCTCGCGGCGCTCGCCTGCACCGTACAGGGCAGCGGAACCTTCACGATCACCAGCAGCGCCCCCCGGGGCCCCCGGGTGCGCCTTGACGTCGGTGACACGCCGCCGGACGCGGCGTCCGGACACCGGGACGCCGCAGCTGCGGCTCGGCCCACAGTCGAACGGGTCGAGGTGCGGCTCGCCCCCGCGCCGCCGCGTGAGCTGAGGCCCTGCCTGCCCGCGCTCCCACCCCACACCCTTCTTCTCGCCGGCGACTCCGCCGTGTTGGATGCCTGCGACATCCCCGACGGCGTCGTCACGGTCACCGCCCCCTCGTCGGCGGCCGGTGACGAGGCGCGGCTCCCGGACCCCGACACGCTCGCGCGGCTGCTGCCCGGCGCCGGGGTACCGATCCATCACGTCCGGGTGATCGCACAGGTCGCGGCGAACACGGCCGAACCACCCGACCTCTCCGCCGTCAACCGGCTGCGAACCCTGCACGACCTGGCCTTCCTCGCAGCCCAGCGCTGGGCTGACGACTCCCCTGCCTCCTACGCCGTACTGCTCCTCGACGCCGTCCGCGACGGCGTGCCCCACCCGGCCACCGGGGTCTTCACCGGACTGGTCAAGAGCCTGGCGCGAGAGGAGCCGCGGGCGCTGAGCCTCGCCGTGCTCACCGAGAGCCCGGACCTCACACAGGGCCTGGAACTGCTCGCCGCCGAGACGGGGCGGGAGCAGCGCCTGGCCGTCAGCATCCATGACGTCCGTGGCCGGTCGGCTCCACAGCTGGTGGAGGCGCCGGTGGCCGAACGACCGGCCGGACGGCTGCCGCTGGGCCGGGACAGCGTCGTGGTGGCCACCGGCGGCAGCAGGGGTCTGACCGCGCGCGTCCTCGAAGCCCTCGCCGCCCGGGCAGCTCCCACCGTCTACGTCCTGGGGCGCCAAGAGCCCGCACCGCGGGCCGACATCGGCACGCGTGCGGCCTTCCTCACCACTGCACGCCGTGACCACCCTGACTGGAGCGTTGCCAGGCTCTCCGCCGAGTACGACCGGCTGGCCGCGGCCGCGCAGGCCCGTGACACCCTCGACCGCCTCGCCCGTCACTGCGGGCCTGACCGGGTGCACCATCTGGTCTGCGACATCACCGATCCCGATGCGGTCCGCGCGGCGATCGACCAGGTGCACGCCTCCCATCCGCGCGTGGACCTGCTGCTCAACGCCGCCGGGTTGCACAATGGCGGCACCGTGGGCAGGGTCACCCTCGACCGGATGCGGCGCGTCCGCGACACCAAACTGCTCGGCTATCTCCATCTGCGTGCCGCGTTCGCCGGCCGCGCACCACGACGCTGGTTCGACTTCGGGTCACTGCTCGCCGTCCTCGGCTGGCCCGGCGAGGCCGACTACTGCTCCGGGAACGACCTGCTCGCCGCCGCCGCTCGCCGGAACCACCGCTTCGGCGAACGGAACGAGACGAGTCTCGGCTGGTCGCTGTGGGACGAGTCCGGGTTCGCCGCCGTGCCCGTCACCCGTGATCTGCTGCGCAGCCAGGCCCTGCTGACCGGCATCGGTGACGAGGAGGGGACCACCACGTTCCTCGCCGAACTCGCCGACCCCACGCCCTCCCGGAAGTCACCTACCTCGGTTCCGCGGAGCGCGACCTGCTCCGCCACACCCGGCAGCCCGCCGGGCGGCCGACGCCGTCGGCTCAGCAGACCGGGACCTCCTTCATCCCGGCCGGGTCGCGGGAGGAGGGTCCCGAGCCGACCGCCGACGCGTCGCGCGGTCTCAGCCGGCGCCCGTCATCGCCACCGGACGGCTGGCTGCGCCACCACAGGCTGCGCGGACTGCCGACCCTGCCGGGATCGCTCATCGCCGAGCTGGCCGCCGAGCACGTCACCCGCGACCATCCGGCCACCGCGATGA
- a CDS encoding Lrp/AsnC family transcriptional regulator — protein sequence MEELDRQIVDLLVKDGRMSYTDLGKATGLSTSAVHQRVRRLEQRGVIRGYAALVDPEAVGLPLTAFISVKPFDPSAPDDIADRLAEVPELEACHSVAGDENYILKVRVAAPLELEHLLTRIRSLAGVSTRTTVVLSTPYEARPPRI from the coding sequence GTGGAGGAGTTGGACCGACAAATCGTGGATCTGCTCGTCAAGGACGGGCGGATGAGCTACACCGACCTGGGCAAGGCCACCGGCCTGTCCACCTCGGCCGTGCACCAGCGGGTGCGCCGGCTCGAGCAGCGCGGTGTCATCCGGGGCTATGCCGCCCTCGTGGACCCGGAAGCCGTGGGCCTGCCGCTCACCGCCTTCATCTCGGTCAAACCCTTCGATCCCAGCGCCCCGGACGACATCGCCGACCGGTTGGCGGAGGTCCCCGAGCTGGAGGCGTGCCACAGCGTCGCGGGCGACGAGAACTACATCCTCAAGGTCCGCGTCGCCGCCCCGCTGGAGCTGGAGCATCTGCTCACCCGGATCCGCTCCCTCGCCGGCGTCTCGACCCGTACGACCGTCGTGCTCTCCACACCGTACGAGGCCCGCCCGCCGCGCATCTGA